The region TTGTTTGTACTCACTGGCCTATGCTGACGCTTCTgatctgggggaaaaaaaacacacacacacacgcacgtgcaacatacatattgtgtgtgtataatgacctacacaaacatgcatctTACATATTCTCAGCATGGTCAGAATTTGTACCATATGCATGGCATGCAGTTTTCCCTGGTTGCTTAATGCGAAATACACAGACAGCGATCAAGCTCCCCTTTTTTGCATGTGTTATTGCGTAGAAAATAGATTTGACCTTTGGCCTCTCAAGGCCAGAGGTCCATTGATGCCGTCTGCCTATAGGTGTGGGacaacacacacgtgcacacgcacaaacacacacgcacgcacacataagGACACGCTGAACCCAGAAAGTGTGTCCATTTGAAGCTCCCCATTTGAACAGAAGGGGAGTCAGCTGATCTCTCTGTACCATCATTGTGTGCTCTCTACACTTAAGTACAAAGCTACTGAACAAAGCACGGCCTCAAAACAAACTATTTTAAGCTTTGGGTTTTTAAAGTCAGATTTGAGTGGGATGTGGTTTGAATCTGTTCCTCACAGGAAGCTCAGAATGTTTATTGAAGAGAAGCTGATGACTTGGATGGCACTTCTGTCCATTTCGTCTGTCGCACATGAGCTCCGTATTTTATCAACCTTTTcctttctgtgttgtgtgagagGTTCGGTGCACATCTCTATACCTAGAGCGATGCAGCTAGCAAGAGAGCACATAATGGCAGGTGTTGAATATCAGAGAATTAAAACTGCAGATGCCCTTTGCTATTTTTCTTTACATGTACAGATTTAGTTTAATGTGGCAAACCGTATTGGTTAGTGCACGGTTTGCAGATGCAGTGAGATTAAACCACTTTTGGCACAGAATGTTGCCTGGTGAACATTAAGACTGCACAATatgcttgttttaatttgttaatcACCATACTGGACTTCCTGATCACAGAAGCCTCTAAAAAAGCACTGATATTTATAGATTGTGTGCTTACTGATCTGTTTTGATGCATCACAGTATGATTTAAGAAACCAATCATTTTGGTAATTGCGATATGTGGCATAAGCGCAGTTCTAGTGTTTTTGCCACATATCTTGCAGCAAATACTACACTGAACATTGATTTTCCCATCGCCACATTCTCACATTGTTCATGGATTAGTGGTTTTGGAAGAATGGACTTCCAGTGCAGGTTGGTCCTTCTCTTCAGATGCTTGTCTTTTCCTACAGAGTAACGGTAATGACCCTTGGGCAGTGTTCGACACCAACGCCTCTGGGGGGTTCTCCAATAACTGGGCCGCCCAGCCTGAGGGCACAGAAACGGGCAGGACTGGCAGCAGTGTCTGGGGCTCCAGTGCGCAGGGCCATCCTCAGGCCTACCAGGGCCCAGGTAAACCTCTCCGTCTTTGTGCCTTGCAGTCACAAAGAATAGAATGCACTCAGGACgtctgagtgtgagtgagttatGGAGCTATTTTAGCCTGGGTATTGCATATCTGTTATGAATAACCTATCTGTTATGAGATAGGGCGCATGAGCTAAAGACCCGCTAAGTGTAAAAGTGAATTTTAGAGGCCGAGAAGcgatttttattttgtggtgatattaatttgtatgtattttaggAAGTTTTAGATTGTGATTTTTAATGTACTTGTAGTGTTTATTCATCTGAATTGTATTGATGTTGGAATCATTGGCATTTggttttttattgtattttgtgaAATGGTGAATaaacgggaaaaaaaaaatctgttatgaATAACCACTTATATTACATGTGGAACTTAagtaatttaatattaatatgacAAATATTAATGTGACAGTCCAACACAGAAACTTTGTCAcgttcatttctttttaaaatacctgAAGGTCTGTACACGGaaagtttatttacattttatgtgtgATGGAATGCCTCGGTGGTGTAAGACGGCAGTTGCAAGGGTAGAGACTGAGTGTTTGGAGGAGTAACTGCTAGTCTTGgcaaaaacagattttattgacattttataGGGTGCCATCCATATGTAGCAAAACAGACTCATTTGAGGAGTGAAGTCTGCTTCTAAAGGGTGCAAAGTTCTTTGTTACTGTTTCATTGAAATAGTATGTAGTGTTCAAACACTAATCCAAATATGTGGGTCAGAACGGAATCAAGAAAGTTGATGTGCATTTAAACTGTATGGGTTTCAGTTAAAACGGTCTAGTAAATAATACGTTatttcttccctctctttccaaAGACATTTACCCTTATCCATACTTAATCGATTACACAGGTATATCATGCATTAATTCTGGGGTGTATATAACGGTTCTAACATTCTGCATGGAACTGTTCTACCAGCATGTGTTTTTGAAAGTGTCCTTTGATTAAAATGATGTGGTATAACTGTTATGGCCAATTCCAATAATGCTAAGTGTGCCTTAAAAAAATATGGAGTCATTTTTCCAGACACAGAGGAAACCTAGTCTAAGACTAAACTGCAAGACCAATGGTGAATCACCACTGGAAATTCTATTTGTTCTAAGTCTAGGCTTAATATGTGACTAGCAAACTGACCCGTGGTGTTTCCACATTGACTTGTAGGCCCTCATAAAGAGGCACAGAGCATGCAAACCCTTCCCTTATTCTCACTTTGGCAAAAATGCTCCTGAAAACCTTGAATCATGTAAATGTTACTAGGCTATTATATCataaactgtttatttatctgAGGTAGCCTGCACCTGCTATATAAGTATCGTCCTGCTTAATAAAAGCCCTGCTTATGGTTTGCGTTATATTCAGAGTGTTCTTGACTAACAAAATCGCATCTGTTTACATACATAGTGGTATGTAATATGCGCTTAtacatgtgtaatgtatgtataataaaCGTGTAGCATGTGTGTGACGTGTTTTAAGGTGCAGATGACGATGAGTGGGACGATGAGTGGGATGATAGGAAGTCCTCCTATACCGAAGGAGAAGCAGGTGAAGGCGGGGCCTTGAACAGAGGCGGAGCCCACGGGACATCCATGAAGATCTCCCTCAACAAGTAACAGTCCTTTCAAGCTATCATCCTTTCTCTTACCGTGGAATTACATTGCGTAACTCAGCAATGGTATTTCCCACAGCTGGAGATCATCAGCCTTTTTCATGGTGTTTTCTTGTGGCTAACCTTCATCCTCCACGGACAGATTCCCTGGCTTCTCCAAATCAGGCCCAGAGCTGTACCTCTTATCCAAACAGGCTGCCAAAGGAACCAAGCTGTCTGTCTTTGTAAGATATTAATTCATGTTGGCACACAATATTTCAATAGCTAATATGTTAAttcagtattactgtactgGAAGTATAAATGATTATTAAAGGAGCAGTCGGATTTACCACCATGAAGTAGCAAACAAAAGTGCATCTCACATGAGACTAAGAATAAAGATTTTCTTTGTAGTCTTCAAATCAACCAGTATTTGTGTCAccaggtgtcagtataatggctgtttcatattCTGAAGAAGAATCATTGGAAAAGAATGATATATTGCTCCTTTAATGGCTATATAAAAGCATGCTAGGACATATCGTTATAACTGCAAAGAGGCCTGTGCTATGTTTGagggtgtgttttttgtgtcGTAGCAAGGGGAGGTTGGGCCAGTGTGGGAGTATCCTGAGACCCAATTGGACTGTGTTGTAGCAGACCCTAAAAAGGGCTCCAAAATGTATGGACTCAAAAGCTACATCGAGTACCAGGTCACACCCAACGTAAGTCCTACAGCATGCAGAATGGGACAAAACACTGTATTATGTCAACACATTGCTAATGTTCTcatgatgtatttgtttttccagACCACCAACAAACCTGTCAACCACAGATACAAGCACTTTGACTGGCTGTATGAGAGACTTTTGGATAAATTTGGCTCAGCCATCCCAATCCCATGCCTACCAGATAAGCAGGTGACAGGTAGGgaaactattactattacatgcTCAGGCCCCCTttcacacacccagagagcaaACAGCTTGTTTAGTTAAGAATAACTGACCTGCTGCAGGGCTCCACAATCACCAGAATGTGCTATGCAGCTGTTAAATACCAGAAAACCCACCACAGATATTCCACACATCTCTCAAACTACTTTCCAAAGCTTCTTAGCACATCGGAAACTTGTGGCAATTAAATCAATAGTTTTGTTTAGCGTGACAGTGAAGGTAACTATGCAGTGCCTTGTCAGGGCGCTTTGAGGAGGAGTTCATTAAGATGCGCATGGAGAGGCTTCAGGCCTGGATGTCTCGCATGTGCAGACACCCAGTCATCTCCAGCAGTGAGGTCTTCCAGCTCTTCCTCACCTACAAAGACGAGAAGGTACGATGAGTGAGGGCTCGAGCTTTTTAGCTGAGAGGGATGTCATGGCCTGTCTGGTGGTGACTTGCATCTGCGTATGTGAGTGCAGGATTGGAAGatgggaaagagaaaagcagagaaggATGAGACGGTCGGTGTAATGATCTTCTCCACCATAGAGCCCGAGGGAGTGCCAGACCTGGACCTTCTGGAAGTGTGAGGACTCCCTGACATTGTGACATTGTCACTGGTTGTTCATTTAAATCGTTACTCAGATTAAATGCTGCCCATCAATAAGATCCTGTTAACCACAGGGCTTTGACCCTAAGCATAGTAGCGTATTGCTaaaggattttgtgtgtgtgtttttgtgtgtgtgtgtgtgtgtgtgtgtgtgtgtgtgtgtctagagagCAGAAGTGTGAGCAGTTCAGTCGTTTTACTAAAGCAATGGATGATGGAGTGAAGGACCTATTGACAGTGGGACAGGAGCACTGGAAACGATGCACAGGACGTGGGTGAACTCCCAGAATCCCTCTGAGGCCATCAAAACCACCCACCACGTTACCACAGACAAAAACTCTCTTATTAGGAAGACACATTGCTCTTGTGATTATGCTAGAATATGAGACACTTGAAAGTGAAATGCATATCCCTTTCCAAACACACAATAGTTATGTTTCCAGGGCAATTATGAACAGGTGTTTGTATTTTCTCTCATAGCCCTGCCAAAGGAATACCAACGGATTGGCAAAGCTTTCCAAAACCTGTCATCAGTGTTCAACAGCAGTGGATATGAAGGTGCAGGATTCTAGTTGTTCCCACAGAAATATATGCATGTTATGATCCCTTTTGTAGCTTTGTGTTAGCCATAATTACAGGTGTGgcagcattttgtttttaagtgtgtggTTCCAGCCTTTGAGCGTGTGGTTGTGGCATTTTCTCCAGGGGAGGCCACTCTTACTGACGCTCTGACGGCAGCAGGGAAGACCTATGAGGAAATTGCCCAAATGGTGGCAGAGCAGGTACAGAATATTGAAGGCACAGTACCCCTCTTTTAACTGGAGGCCAAACAGCACATTTTATTCCACATACTTTATCAGTGTTTCCAAGCCCTGCTAACATTTAGAGGGCAAGTACCTCTGATCTCTAAATATTAGCACTTcccctgctctaacacacccatTGTTAATAAAGGGCTAATGTAGGGCTAAGGAAGGGCTTGTTATTTAGCGTCTGCAAGAAATGGGTTGTGAATATCTTTCAATTTAATTTAGTCGAACTAACCTTTTGCAGAGTATACCTtagtttcttcctcttcctctttctgttccatttcctcttcttctttttcttactcttcttcttcttcctcttcctcatcttcttcttcttttcctcatttaGACTGTCTCAGGTTTCCGGCATATACTTCCAGGACATGCCTTTAGTTTTGTTGCCCCTTTTTGCATGGCCGTGCCGACCGCGATCAGCAGAGTCGGCAGCGTTCACTCTGCGTCCGATACCCGTCCGCGGGGCCCAGGCCGCCTCGTGTCTTGGGACCAGCGAGGAGACTTGGGTCTGATTCTCCTGCTCAGCCTCTCCACTCATCCTCAGAATAACTCGCGCTACTCACTTTCAGTTCTTTCTGCCTTGCTCATTAAATCATGCTGACTTAAGCTTTCGCCGTTGTGACGTGCACTCGCACGAACCTGGTTGTTGTTCGGTGTGTACGCTGCGTCTGCTTGGAGGACTTCCCTGGTAAGCATCCATCATCATAGCAGCTCTTTCTGGACTGACCAGTTTTTGATGGCCTTTACTCATAGTCACTGCCTGTCTCCTTTTCGTTGCGTAGTGATAACACGTTGCTGTAGGTTGATTCAGTCTAAACATGCGCAAAGCCAATCTGCTGTAACCATGCGGGTGTGAATCGGTGGATATTAGTCAAGGGCTCTGATGTGTGTTGCTGTGAGTGCTCTTCTTCAGTGTGCTGGAGAGTTGTCACTGATTGAGGGTTATATACCATATTCAGGAACTCTACCAGCCACTCTATGTTTCTCCTTTGAAGGGAGGGAAGCTTTAGGAAGTGCAGGAGTCCAGCACCCTTCTGATCAGTAACTGTGCTTTTGGACTGAATCCATGTTGAGCTATGGCTTGCTTCTAATATGGACTACAGTAAGCAAGTCCTTATTAAAATGTGATGTTTGTAAGGGCTCCTGCTTATTTAGCCAAATGTGCTCCATACAGTCTATAAATAGACTCACTACTTAATTGTTTGTAGCTGTCAGTATTGTTCCTTTAAAAGGTTATCTGTTGTTTTCTGTAGAGGCTAgccaaggttttttttgtttgtttggttttttttcctcttttgtttatttttaatgtcacaTAGAACCCTGACTGCTCTTTTAGCTCAGATTTGGCAACGAGTCATATAATTTGTCAAATTGGTGATATCCACAGCTATTTTAACTATTTTAGGGATCACACTTGCTGCATATCtaggtgcatgtgtatgtgagtgagtgagtgtaggagtgtggtgttttggtgtgggtgttggcgcagatgtgtgtttgtcaatTTGATAATCctacttgtgtgttttttcttctcagccCAGAAAAGATCTTCACTCCCTCATGGAGACTAACAACGAGTACAAAGGGCTTCTAGGATGCTTCCCTGAGACCATCGGAGTTCATAAGGTACTGAACTTAGGAACCACGCCACAGAGGGCTCAGCATGTATACTTTAATATTAAAGACATcattaacacatttttcatttaccCTTTGGTCCTTGTAGGCTGCAATAGAGAAGGTGAAGGAGGCTGATAAGCTGGTGGCCACCTCTAAGATAACCCCGGCAGAGAAAGTCACCATGGCCAAGCGACTCAGTACCATGTCTTACTCATTACAGGGTACTGTACCAACTCGTCACCTCCAGCGAGAAGAAACCTTAGAGCATAATTGCTATTGAGTGCATTCATACCCTGCCCCTTGACTAGCTCTTGGTCCTGATACATGTCTGATTATGTCCCTGTAGCGGAGATGAACCACTTCCATAACCACCGCATCTATGACTACAACAGGGTGATGCAGTTGTACCTGGAGCAGCAAGTGAAATTCTATGAGACGGTAAAGTGTTTATCCAGCTGCTAGAGGTTCTCCCGTTATCGCGTAAGCCTGTATGCTCGATGCGTTTGCTCCATACACTCGATCCTGCAGTGCTTGGCGTGGTGTGTCAGAGGGTATGATGAGTAATGCTGCATCAGCATGAGGGAATGAAGGGGGGggatgtaaaaatgaatgaacgAGGGAAAGAAGAGCGcggagtgtgtgcagtgtgtgaaccGAGGGACTGTTTTTATGCCTGCAGATCGCTGAGAAGCTGAGACACGCTCACAGCCAGTTCACTACCATGTAAAGAAGAGGACTGCACcgacacacacagctgcacccaCCGCGCTGTGGGGACGTCGTTctacctttcctctctcccacaccccctcccacgCTCCGcttcttctgttcctctttctgTTCAAGATTTATTTGCCTGTGACCTCAGTGTCTAAAAAAGCTTCTGTCTATCTTAAGGCCAAAGGCAGATAAAATACCACATAGCGTCTCTTTCAGCACAAAGCAGCTGCCCGCAGTTCTTCATTTTAAAGTGACAGAGCAAGCAAGCTTTCCCTCTAAGATCAGTGAAGACGCTTGAGGCCAAGACATTAAACGGACAACAACGACAGCAACAAACTAGCCCCGCTTGACGATGCGTTTATTGCTCCATGACCATTTGCTCGGTTCGCCTCGTCCTCATTTTAGCCGACTCCATTTCTCTTGTCCTGTGAGTCTCCTGCGGTGATGAAAGGGGAGGATTGGCTGTGCCGTTCTGCACGCTCTTAGAGGTGTGGCCTTTTGCAGAGGCATGACCTCTCTCACTGT is a window of Electrophorus electricus isolate fEleEle1 chromosome 3, fEleEle1.pri, whole genome shotgun sequence DNA encoding:
- the snx9b gene encoding sorting nexin-9b isoform X4; translated protein: MAFKAQVLYDFTAEPGNNELSVKEGETITITNQNIGGGWLEAQNSRGEIGLVPEDYVELNKPQPFAAAGNAAPLDLSFFDTHALTPACSTQSQVEVVQLETPATPSSSPNESNGNDPWAVFDTNASGGFSNNWAAQPEGTETGRTGSSVWGSSAQGHPQAYQGPDIYPYPYLIDYTGADDDEWDDEWDDRKSSYTEGEAGEGGALNRGGAHGTSMKISLNKFPGFSKSGPELYLLSKQAAKGTKLSVFQGEVGPVWEYPETQLDCVVADPKKGSKMYGLKSYIEYQVTPNTTNKPVNHRYKHFDWLYERLLDKFGSAIPIPCLPDKQVTGRFEEEFIKMRMERLQAWMSRMCRHPVISSSEVFQLFLTYKDEKDWKMGKRKAEKDETVGVMIFSTIEPEGVPDLDLLEVEQKCEQFSRFTKAMDDGVKDLLTVGQEHWKRCTGPLPKEYQRIGKAFQNLSSVFNSSGYEGEATLTDALTAAGKTYEEIAQMVAEQTVSGFRHILPGHAFSFVAPFCMAVPTAISRVGSVHSASDTRPRGPGRLVSWDQRGDLGLILLLSLSTHPQNNSRYSLSVLSALLIKSC
- the snx9b gene encoding sorting nexin-9b isoform X1, with the translated sequence MAFKAQVLYDFTAEPGNNELSVKEGETITITNQNIGGGWLEAQNSRGEIGLVPEDYVELNKPQPFAAAGNAAPLDLSFFDTHALTPACSTQSQVEVVQLETPATPSSSPNESNGNDPWAVFDTNASGGFSNNWAAQPEGTETGRTGSSVWGSSAQGHPQAYQGPDIYPYPYLIDYTGADDDEWDDEWDDRKSSYTEGEAGEGGALNRGGAHGTSMKISLNKFPGFSKSGPELYLLSKQAAKGTKLSVFQGEVGPVWEYPETQLDCVVADPKKGSKMYGLKSYIEYQVTPNTTNKPVNHRYKHFDWLYERLLDKFGSAIPIPCLPDKQVTGRFEEEFIKMRMERLQAWMSRMCRHPVISSSEVFQLFLTYKDEKDWKMGKRKAEKDETVGVMIFSTIEPEGVPDLDLLEVEQKCEQFSRFTKAMDDGVKDLLTVGQEHWKRCTGPLPKEYQRIGKAFQNLSSVFNSSGYEGEATLTDALTAAGKTYEEIAQMVAEQPRKDLHSLMETNNEYKGLLGCFPETIGVHKAAIEKVKEADKLVATSKITPAEKVTMAKRLSTMSYSLQAEMNHFHNHRIYDYNRVMQLYLEQQVKFYETIAEKLRHAHSQFTTM
- the snx9b gene encoding sorting nexin-9b isoform X2, with protein sequence MAFKAQVLYDFTAEPGNNELSVKEGETITITNQNIGGGWLEAQNSRGEIGLVPEDYVELNKPQPFAAAGNAAPLDLSFFDTHALTPACSTQSQVEVVQLETPATPSSSPNESNGNDPWAVFDTNASGGFSNNWAAQPEGTETGRTGSSVWGSSAQGHPQAYQGPGADDDEWDDEWDDRKSSYTEGEAGEGGALNRGGAHGTSMKISLNKFPGFSKSGPELYLLSKQAAKGTKLSVFQGEVGPVWEYPETQLDCVVADPKKGSKMYGLKSYIEYQVTPNTTNKPVNHRYKHFDWLYERLLDKFGSAIPIPCLPDKQVTGRFEEEFIKMRMERLQAWMSRMCRHPVISSSEVFQLFLTYKDEKDWKMGKRKAEKDETVGVMIFSTIEPEGVPDLDLLEVEQKCEQFSRFTKAMDDGVKDLLTVGQEHWKRCTGPLPKEYQRIGKAFQNLSSVFNSSGYEGEATLTDALTAAGKTYEEIAQMVAEQPRKDLHSLMETNNEYKGLLGCFPETIGVHKAAIEKVKEADKLVATSKITPAEKVTMAKRLSTMSYSLQAEMNHFHNHRIYDYNRVMQLYLEQQVKFYETIAEKLRHAHSQFTTM
- the snx9b gene encoding sorting nexin-9b isoform X3, translating into MAFKAQVLYDFTAEPGNNELSVKEGETITITNQNIGGGWLEAQNSRGEIGLVPEDYVELNKPQPFAAAGNAAPLDLSFFDTHALTPACSTQSQSNGNDPWAVFDTNASGGFSNNWAAQPEGTETGRTGSSVWGSSAQGHPQAYQGPDIYPYPYLIDYTGADDDEWDDEWDDRKSSYTEGEAGEGGALNRGGAHGTSMKISLNKFPGFSKSGPELYLLSKQAAKGTKLSVFQGEVGPVWEYPETQLDCVVADPKKGSKMYGLKSYIEYQVTPNTTNKPVNHRYKHFDWLYERLLDKFGSAIPIPCLPDKQVTGRFEEEFIKMRMERLQAWMSRMCRHPVISSSEVFQLFLTYKDEKDWKMGKRKAEKDETVGVMIFSTIEPEGVPDLDLLEVEQKCEQFSRFTKAMDDGVKDLLTVGQEHWKRCTGPLPKEYQRIGKAFQNLSSVFNSSGYEGEATLTDALTAAGKTYEEIAQMVAEQPRKDLHSLMETNNEYKGLLGCFPETIGVHKAAIEKVKEADKLVATSKITPAEKVTMAKRLSTMSYSLQAEMNHFHNHRIYDYNRVMQLYLEQQVKFYETIAEKLRHAHSQFTTM
- the snx9b gene encoding sorting nexin-9b isoform X5, with the translated sequence MAFKAQVLYDFTAEPGNNELSVKEGETITITNQNIGGGWLEAQNSRGEIGLVPEDYVELNKPQPFAAAGNAAPLDLSFFDTHALTPACSTQSQSNGNDPWAVFDTNASGGFSNNWAAQPEGTETGRTGSSVWGSSAQGHPQAYQGPGADDDEWDDEWDDRKSSYTEGEAGEGGALNRGGAHGTSMKISLNKFPGFSKSGPELYLLSKQAAKGTKLSVFQGEVGPVWEYPETQLDCVVADPKKGSKMYGLKSYIEYQVTPNTTNKPVNHRYKHFDWLYERLLDKFGSAIPIPCLPDKQVTGRFEEEFIKMRMERLQAWMSRMCRHPVISSSEVFQLFLTYKDEKDWKMGKRKAEKDETVGVMIFSTIEPEGVPDLDLLEVEQKCEQFSRFTKAMDDGVKDLLTVGQEHWKRCTGPLPKEYQRIGKAFQNLSSVFNSSGYEGEATLTDALTAAGKTYEEIAQMVAEQPRKDLHSLMETNNEYKGLLGCFPETIGVHKAAIEKVKEADKLVATSKITPAEKVTMAKRLSTMSYSLQAEMNHFHNHRIYDYNRVMQLYLEQQVKFYETIAEKLRHAHSQFTTM